The following are from one region of the Neurospora crassa OR74A linkage group III, whole genome shotgun sequence genome:
- a CDS encoding thymine dioxygenase, with translation MEKAAVNEDGLVIPLIDFSKFLEGDETLKLETAKAILHGFQTAGFIYLKNIPIQPDFREHVFNTSAKFFKLPKEKKLEVGWTTPEANRGYSAPGREKVTQLTDPAEIEKIRSAAPDIKESYEIGREDEPGHPNPWPAEQDDLVGFKSTMNNFFDQCKALHIEVMRAIAVGMGIDANYFDSFVDVGDNILRLLHYPAVKSEVFKINPGQVRAGEHTDYGSITLLFQDSRGGLQVKSPNGQFIDATPIENTVVVNAGDLLARWSNDTIKSTVHRVVEPPKQEDVHPPRYSIAYFCNPNHKSYIEAIPGTYAAESERKYEGINSGKYLVQRLAATY, from the exons atgGAAAAGGCTGCTGTCAACGAAGACGGACTCGTCATCCCG CTCATCGACTTCTCCAAATTCCTCGAGGGAGACGAAACCCTAAAGCTCGAGACGGCCAAGGCGATCCTCCACGGCTTCCAGACAGCTGGGTTCATCTACCTCAAGAACATCCCCATCCAGCCCGATTTCCGCGAACATGTCTTCAACACCTCGGCCAAGTTCTTCAAGCTccccaaggagaagaagctcgaggTTGGCTGGACCACGCCCGAGGCCAACCGCGGCTACTCAGCCCCCGGCCGCGAGAAGGTGACGCAGTTGACCGATCCCGCCGAGATTGAGAAGATCCGATCAGCCGCCCCCGATATCAAGGAAAGCTATGAGATTGGCCGCGAAGACGAGCCGGGCCACCCGAACCCGTGGCCGGCGGAACAAGACGACCTCGTGGGGTTCAAGAGCACCATGAACAACTTCTTCGACCAATGCAAGGCGCTGCACATCGAGGTGATGCGCGCCATTGCCGTTGGTATGGGCATCGACGCCAACTACTTTGACAGCTTCGTCGATGTGGGCGATAACATCTTGCGCCTGCTGCACTACCCAGCTGTGAAAAGCGAGGTGTTCAAGATCAACCCCGGCCAGGTGCGCGCCGGTGAGCACACTGACTATGGCTCCATCACCCTGCTGTTCCAGGATTCGCGTGGTGGCTTGCAGGTGAAGAGTCCCAATGGGCAGTTCATCGATGCGACACCGATTGAGAACACTGTGGTTGTCAACGCTGGAGATCTGTTGGCTAGGTGGAGCAATGATACCATCAAGAGCACCGTCCACCGTGTGGTCGAGCCCCCTAAGCAAGAAGATGTCCACCCGCCCAGATACAGCATTGC GTACTTCTGCAACCCCAATCACAAGAGCTACATTGAAGCCATTCCAGGCACATATGCGGCCGAGTCGGAGAGGAAGTATGAGGGTATCAACAGTGGGAAGTACCTGGTGCAGAGGCTGGCTGCCACCTACTAA
- a CDS encoding ATP-dependent RNA helicase dbp-8 gives MPSATAAKAKKANANANLKSKVNKAPAVTEIDEQSGHSEDESDFGSELDVEDESAASDEEDEDEDEDEHDLEEGVSDEGEGVSDEEEGVSDEDEDEENQSAGSGSDSDSDSLDSDAPRKRRRTSPTIDDIVTQLEDEEEDDTPVAPVKPVFNNVPSRIKKKQAEAPKTEKTEEATPALPVPEPASTVSVPIDANTTFDALNVRPWLVQSLANMAIKRPTGIQKGCIPEILKGRDCIGGSRTGSGKTVAFAVPILQQWAANPSAIFGVILTPTRELALQIMEQVIALSQPHVLKAVLITGGADMRKQAIDLAKRPHLVIATPGRLADHIRTSGEDTICGLRRVKFIVLDEADRLLANSGHGSMLPDVEECFSVLPPPSERQTLLFTATMTPEVKALSERPPIPGRAPVFVCEVDTQRLAIPATLRQMHLQVPVTHREHYLHMFLLTPQNVDKSVIIFCNRTSTADFLHHLLRLLDHRVTSLHSKLPQSQRIDNLGRFRASAARILVATDVAARGLDIPEVKIVINYDIPRDPDDYIHRVGRTARAGRKGDAVTFVGQRDVDLVLAIEQRVGRQMEAWTEEGVNLETRVIRDALKVVGEKKREALLEIEEQKEVGGKRKRGKEKLRAM, from the exons ATGCCGTCTGCCACAGCCGCAAAGGCCAAAAAGGCCAATGCCAATGCCAACCTCAAATCCAAGGTTAACAAGGCGCCCGCCGTCACTGAGATTGATGAACAATCTGGTCACTCTGAGGATGAGTCCGACTTTGGGTCTGAACTAGATGTGGAGGATGAGTCGGCTGCCTcagatgaagaggacgaggatgaggacgaggatgaacACGATTTAGAGGAGGGCGTCTCAGACGAAGGGGAGGGCGTCtcagacgaagaggagggcgtctcagatgaagatgaggacgaggagaacCAGAGCGCCGGATCAGGCTCAGACTCAGATTCCGATTCGCTAGACAGTGACGCCCCCAGAAAACGACGCCGTACCTCACCTACCATCGACGACATCGTTACTCAActtgaagacgaggaagaggatgacaCGCCTGTCGCCCCCGTCAAGCCTGTCTTCAATAACGTCCCATCCCGCATCAAGAAAAAGCAAGCTGAGGCGCCCAAGACAGAAAAGACCGAAGAGGCAACACCAGCCCTACCAGTACCAGAGCCTGCCAGCACAGTTTCTGTTCCTATCgacgccaacaccacctttGACGCACTCAATGTCCGCCCATGGCTGGTCCAGTCTCTCGCCAACATGGCCATCAAGCGGCCAACCGGCATTCAAAAGGGTTGTATACCCGAGATTCTCAAGGGCAGGGACTGTATTGGTGGCAGTAGGACAGGTTCGGGTAAGACGGTAGCATTTGCCGTTCCCATTCTCCAGCAATGGGCTGCCAACCCATCCGCCATCTTTGGTGTCATCCTCACGCCCACCCG CGAACTCGCCCTCCAAATCATGGAGCAAGTCATCGCCCTCTCTCAGCCCCACGTCCTCAAAGCCGTCCTCATCACCGGCGGCGCCGACATGCGCAAACAAGCCATTGACCTCGCCAAGCGTCCTCACCTCGTCATTGCCACCCCCGGCCGTCTCGCCGACCACATCCGCACCTCTGGCGAGGACACCATCTGCGGTCTTCGCCGCGTCAAGTTCATTGTGCTCGACGAAGCCGACCGCTTGCTCGCCAACAGTGGCCACGGCTCCATGCTCCCCGACGTCGAAGAATGCTTCTCcgtcctccctcctccttccgaGCGCCAAACGCTTCTCTTCACCGCCACCATGACGCCCGAAGTCAAGGCCCTTTCCGAGCGCCCGCCCATTCCCGGCCGCGCCCCCGTCTTTGTGTGCGAAGTCGACACCCAGCGGCTCGCCATCCCCGCCACCCTGCGCCAGATGCACCTCCAGGTGCCGGTCACCCACCGCGAGCACTACCTGCACATGTTCCTGCTGACCCCGCAAAACGTGGACAAGAgcgtcatcatcttctgcAACCGCACCAGCACGGCCGACTTTTTGCACCACTTGTTGCGCTTGCTCGACCACCGCGTTACCTCTCTGCACTCCAAGTTGCCGCAGAGCCAGAGAATCGACAACCTCGGTCGGTTCCGCGCCTCGGCTGCGCGCATTCTGGTGGCGACCGACGTGGCGGCCAGAGGTCTCGATATCCCCGAGGTGAAGATTGTGATCAACTACGACATCCCCCGCGATCCGGACGATTATATTCATCGTGTTGGTCGTACGGCGCGTGCGGGCCGCAAGGGTGATGCGGTGACGTTTGTGGGGCAGAGGGATGTCGATCTGGTGCTGGCGATCGAGCAGAGAGTTGGACGGCAGATGGAGGCATGGACGGAGGAGGGCGTCAACTTGGAGACGAGAGTGATCAGGGATGCGCTGAAGGTGGtgggcgagaagaagagggaggccTTGTTGGAGAttgaggagcagaaggaggtgggcggaaagaggaagagggggaaggagaagttgAGGGCCATGTAA
- the mek-1 gene encoding MAP kinase kinase, with protein sequence MADHQGQSSNDAAPKANPGLQAPQLQQGPSPVPTMAPAPAPLLRPAIPGARPGGRGPPRLGLAIPPSLSVKPVGNPGAPPARAAPPQLKLATPMGSTTIPHEQPAGRPGAQGYSASGASDSSAAHSRSGSFGPESNPTSADTRYSNVSFIGAQRPHGTPDPVSAVGSLYSNASEGGVGMERENSLHGLEAFDKLTLEKARTLDVEELDDDGWRIAMMEKRVEELGPLGEGAGGAVTKAKLKGGKTVFALKIITANPDKDVAKQIVRELGFNKQCASEHICRYFGAVVDTQSATISIAMEYCEGGSLDSVYKEVKKLGGRTGERVLGKIAEGVLHGLTYLHSKKIIHRDIKPSNILLCRNGEVKLCDFGVSGDYGTNGAANTFIGTSYYMAPERITGQSYTITSDVWSLGVTLLEVAQHRFPFPADGTDSQPRAGLIDLLTYIVRQPVPKLKDEPDANIFWTDKFKYFIDCCLEKDPNRRASPWRMLDHPWMLEIRSRRVNVARFLATVWGWEDGKEEA encoded by the exons ATGGCCGATCACCAAGGTCAAAGCAGCAACGATGCTGCCCCCAAG GCCAACCCAGGTCTCCAGGCACCCCAACTCCAACAGGGACCATCCCCCGTTCCCACAATGGCACCAGCCCCCGCACCCCTCCTCCGGCCAGCCATCCCCGGCGCTCGCCCCGGTGGTCGGGGCCCCCCACGTCTTGGCCTTGCGATCCCCCCGTCTCTAAGTGTCAAGCCCGTTGGTAATCCCGGCGCTCCTCCGGCGCGTGCGGCGCCACCACAACTCAAACTCGCTACCCCCATGGGTAGCACCACAATACCACATGAGCAGCCTGCCGGACGACCAGGCGCCCAAGGCTATAGCGCTAGCGGTGCCAGCGATAGCAGTGCGGCGCATAGCAGGAGTGGCAGCTTTGGTCCCGAGAGCAACCCTACCAGCGCCGACACCCGGTATAGTAATGTTTCGTTTATCGGCGCCCAAAGGCCACACGGCACACCAGACCCTGTCTCTGCAGTGGGTTCTCTCTACTCCAATGCCAGCGAGGGAGGTGTGGGTATGGAACGAGAAAACAGCCTGCATGGATTGGAAGCATTCGACAAGCTTACACTGGAGAAAGCGAGGACATTAGATGTCGAAGAGCTTGATGACGATGGATGGAGGATCGCCATGATGGAGAAGAGAGTCGAGGAGTTGGGACCCCTAGGTGAGGGTGCAGGAGGTGCGGTAACCAAAGCCAAGTTGAAGGGCGGCAAGACCGTATTTGCGCTCAAG ATCATCACAGCGAACCCCGACAAGGACGTTGCCAAGCAAATTGTCCGTGAATTAGGGTTCAACAAGCAGTGCGCCTCCGAGCACATCTGTCGGTACTTTGGTGCCGTCGTCGACACCCAGTCCGCGACCATCTCCATTGCCATGGAGTATTGCGAAGGCGGTTCTCTTGACAGTGTTTACAAGGAGGTCAAGAAGCTTGGGGGGCGTACAGGAGAAAGGGTATTGGGCAAGATTGCCGAGGGCGTTCTACACGGATTGACATATCTGCATAGCAAGAAGATCATCCACCGTGACATTAAGCCTAGCAACATCCTTCTCTGTCGCAACGGCGAGGTCAAGCTTTGCGATTTCGGTGTCTCGGGCGATTATGGCACGAACGGCGCGGCCAACACATTCATCGGTACCAGTTATTACATGGCGCCTGAGCGAATCACAGGCCAGTCATATACCATCACCTCGGACGTTTGGTCTTTGGGTGTTACCCTGCTCGAGGTTGCACAGCACCgcttccccttccccgccGATGGTACCGACTCACAACCCCGTGCCGGTCTCATTGACCTGTTGACGTACATCGTCCGTCAGCCTGTGCCGAAGCTGAAGGATGAGCCTGATGCGAACATTTTCTGGACTGACAAGTTCAAGTACTTCATTGACTGCTG CTTGGAGAAGGATCCCAACCGCAGAGCGAGCCCTTGGCGTATGCTCGACCACCCCTGGATGTTGGAAATACGGTCAAGGCGTGTGAACGTGGCCCGTTTCCTGGCCACGGTATGGGGCTGGGAGGATGGAAAGGAAGAGGCATAG
- a CDS encoding uracil-5-carboxylate decarboxylase, translated as MGFGDGKVVDIHTHMYPPEYVKILESRTSIPLVRSFPGSPDPRLILLDTEVPILEEAEAAKARGETPANIPGRPLTKHYSSLNQKMHFMETHEIDISVVSLANPWLDFLSASEAGPIAESINADFSRMCEEKCGRLFFFAALPLTAPRDVILASIAHVSNLPYCRGVILGTSGLGKGLDDPDLLPVFHALADAKLMIFLHPHYGLPNEVWGPRAKENYGHVLPLALGFPMETTIAVTRMYLAGVFDQVPKLNMLLAHSGGTLPFLAGRIESCILHDGHLHSAAGTKPKKTIWEVLSSQIYLDAVVYSDVGLKAAVQASGPEGHERLMFGTDHPFFPPLGSDEEGEWESVTWNGAAVRKAFGAEDGEDSEEGKKVRGVMGANAVRVLNLRRDGCR; from the coding sequence ATGGGTTTCGGCGATGGCAAAGTAGTGGACATCCACACCCACATGTACCCGCCCGAATACGTCAAGATCCTCGAATCCCGCACCTCCATCCCCCTCGTGCGCTCCTTCCCCGGCTCCCCCGACCCGCGCCTCATCCTGCTCGACACCGAGGTTCCCATCCTCGAAGAAGCCGAAGCAGCCAAAGCACGGGGCGAGACGCCCGCCAACATCCCCGGCCGGCCCTTGACCAAGCACTACTCCTCCCTCAACCAAAAGATGCACTTTATGGAAACCCACGAAATCGACATCTCCGTCGtctccctcgccaacccCTGGCTTGACTTCTTGTCCGCCTCCGAAGCGGGACCCATTGCCGAATCCATCAACGCCGACTTCAGCCGCATGTGTGAAGAGAAATGCGGCCggcttttcttctttgccgCCTTACCTCTGACCGCTCCCCGCGACGTCATCCTTGCCTCCATCGCCCACGTTTCCAACCTGCCTTATTGCCGGGGCGTCATCCTCGGCACCTCCGGCTTGGGAAAGGGGCTAGACGACCCCGATCTCTTGCCGGTTTTTCACGCCCTCGCCGACGCGAAGCTCATGATCTTCTTGCATCCGCACTATGGTCTGCCCAACGAAGTCTGGGGGCCCCGCGCCAAGGAGAACTACGGCCACGTCTTGCCGCTTGCTCTCGGTTTTCCCATGGAAACCACCATTGCTGTCACGAGGATGTACCTGGCGGGGGTGTTTGATCAGGTGCCGAAGCTAAACATGTTGCTGGCCCATTCGGGCGGGACGTTGCCGTTCCTGGCGGGGAGGATAGAAAGCTGTATCTTGCATGATGGACACTTGCACTCTGCTGCGGGGacgaagccgaagaagacgatTTGGGAGGTGTTGAGTAGTCAGATTTATCTTGACGCGGTGGTGTATAGCGATGTGGGGTTGAAGGCTGCCGTGCAAGCGAGCGGACCGGAGGGACACGAGAGATTGATGTTTGGTACTGATCATCCGTTTTTCCCGCCTCTGGGGAGCGATGAGGAGGGCGAGTGGGAGAGTGTCACGTGGAATGGGGCGGCGGTGAGGAAGGCGTTTGGAGCGGAGGATGGGGAAGATagtgaggaggggaagaaggtaaGGGGAGTGATGGGCGCGAATGCGGTTAGGGTGTTGAACTTGAGGAGGGATGGGTGCCGATAG